The Drosophila bipectinata strain 14024-0381.07 chromosome 2L, DbipHiC1v2, whole genome shotgun sequence genome has a segment encoding these proteins:
- the LOC108123736 gene encoding uncharacterized protein, with translation MDFSKLQEEFYKDVATKRDTAEKMGKDQGPEKKKKRSFEKQQEKTEDKFTVEKKEIRDDEVLKRKDEEKEEKRRSTAYSGTGSESLDLGEEEEGGGTGSSEALDLAEIKFPLPEQKDPSMCRDEYIRSILEEQERKVSEQRRRTTVTKKGSSIAVPKSVYTVSGDTNPESMILSVLRKFRSSLFHTGLSIKRSTSFRRKSSMWPRSTLLRNLNREVQKAAIEFLSVRMLKQLRLFTSPWPGEIKDIPYFLFHWSLEYFEARLDMNQLYLDVIQRERTKEDLDCVKFRTDLAEIANIIYDIRDEFANDKNLCNHVFQILRHATYHRNAPWIQGLKDKQKELDQLNQHKLVQTSSSTDFMDARETTVLDRFENTAAYDPIELRYRVNWLNSCTDQRLYRFQMRENALKKELEELTKNMNVDNMVHHNMEFMYGYEIDMAKRKIQEWTVRFDNDLENAEVAVQMSKIAVQKYKDDLKFYQEQEEMFKRRIAEEKELMAVEAKIHQEKQAKANQAVLDVEATVKAIEAVYKPPPPKKTKKKAASS, from the exons aTGGACTTTTCAAAGCTACAGGAAGAGTTCTACAAGGATGTGGCAACCAAGAGGGATACGGCCGAAAAAATGGGAAAGGACCAAGGTCctgaaaagaagaagaaaaggtCCTTTGAGAAGCAGCAGGAAAAGACTGAAGACAAGTTTACAGTGGAGAAGAAGGAGATTAGGGATGACGAAGTCCTCAAGAGAAAGGAtgaagaaaaagaggaaaaaagaCGGTCAACGGCATACTCGGGCACTGGATCTGAGAGTCTTGATCTAGGAGAAGAGGAAGAGGGCGGGGGGACTGGGAGTTCTGAAGCCCTCGACCTCGCAGAAATCAAGTTCCCACTGCCCGAGCAGAAAGACCCATCCATGTGCCGAGATGAATATATCAGGAGCATCCTTGAAGAACAAGAGCGTAAAGTTTCAGAGCAAAGGCGCAGGACGACAGTGACCAAAAAGGGGTCTTCAATCGCCGTGCCGAAATCGGTTTACACTGTGTCTGGGGATACAAATCCCGAGTCTATGATACTTTCGGTGCTGAGGAAGTTTCGTTCCTCCCTATTTCATACTGGCTTGTCCATCAAACGGTCCACTAGCTTTAGACGGAAGTCCTCCATGTGGCCCCGGAGCACGTTGCTAAGGAATCTGAACCGTGAAGTCCAGAAGGCGGCCATTGAGTTCCTTTCGGTGCGAATGCTCAAGCAGCTGCGGCTCTTCACGAGTCCTTGGCCTGGCGAGATCAAGGACATACCGTACTTTTTATTTCACTGGTCGTTGGAGTATTTCGAGGCGCGTCTGGATATGAACCAGCTCTACCTCGACGTAATCCAACGGGAGCGGACAAAAGAGGACCTCGACTGCGTCAAGTTCCGCACGGATCTGGCGGAGATTGCGAATATCATCTATGACATCCGGGATGAGTTTGCCAATGACAAGAATTTGTGCAATCATGTATTCCAGATTTTGCG CCACGCGACGTATCATAGAAATGCGCCTTGGATACAAGGACTGAAGGATAAGCAGAAGGAGCTGGATCAGCTGAATCAGCATAAGTTGGTGCAAACTTCCAGCAGCACTGACTTTATGGACGCCCGAGAAACAACCGTACTAGATCGTTTTGAAAATACTGCTG CTTACGATCCCATCGAACTGCGCTACCGGGTCAACTGGCTCAACAGCTGCACGGATCAGCGGCTATACCGCTTCCAAATGCGTGAGAACGCGCTGAAGAAGGAACTGGAAGAGCTCACCAAAAACATGAACGTCGACAACATGGTGCACCACAACATGGAGTTCATGTATGGCTATGAGATCGACATGGCCAAGCGTAAGATCCAGGAGTGGACAGTGCGTTTCGACAATGATCTGGAAAACGCAGAGGTTGCCGTGCAGATGTCCAAAATAGCCGTCCAGAAGTACAAGGACGATCTCAAGTTCTACCAGGAGCAGGAGGAAATGTTCAAGCGGCGGATTGCGGAGGAGAAGGAGCTAATGGCGGTGGAGGCAAAGATTCACCAGGAAAAGCAG GCAAAGGCAAATCAGGCAGTTCTGGATGTGGAAGCGACCGTGAAGGCTATCGAGGCTGTCTACAAGCCACCGCCACCGAAGAAGACCAAAAAGAAGGCAGCCAGTTCCTAA